In Brachyhypopomus gauderio isolate BG-103 chromosome 18, BGAUD_0.2, whole genome shotgun sequence, the sequence AacaacacagcagtggtgggaaTGACCTAATGCTGCTCTACCTGCCAAACCTTAAAGGACAGCAAGAGGCAGCATACAGCCACATTGGACCTGTCACTAATGACATTTTACATGTGATGGGGAGAGAATGAACAGGTGGGTTCGAAGTCATAAAAACCACTGGCTCTTTGTGTCATTCCAAACCCTCTGTGCCCCGTCAAGTGTGCAAGGGATGGTGGTGAATCCAATAATCCATAATTGAGTAGCATATCTTATTGTGTCCTCATGATTATGACATTGCGATGAGTAGTATTATTCTTGAAATAAGGTCCTGACGGCTACCAGTGAGGTTTGCCCTCCTAGCAAAATGGGTAATTACATGAAATGACTGGATTTTTGGCAGAACTGCTGTAGCATGGGTCCCTTTAGTTCCAGGACTGCAGCGGCTAATTTAAGAGCGTCAATTGGAACCAATTTAAATAAACACTCAACAGTTGCTCCTTCTCCGCAAGCTAAAGCAACTTAAAAAAAGAGAAGCTGTTGTTCATTTGTGTGccttcatacatacatgtcatAGGCTTTCAGAATTTGCAGATAATCTGTGGTCCAAATCTTAGATTTTGGGAGAGATTATGTGGCCGTTTAGGAAGCGCGGACCTCTGTCGGGCTCAGTACCGGCCCATTTCATCCGCACCCGACTCAGCACGTCGGGTCCTGCTCGCTTTTACTCCAGAACATTGGGAAGCTTAACACCACTCCCCGAGCCTCCGCAAGTCTCGCTCATGTGTTACCATGGGGTCCTAAAGTATTCAGGAAGCTAAAGGTTGACCCACCCATTCTCCACCGAGACGCACTCAAGGTTAGAAGCATGCGGGCTGTCAGCAGAAAACAAGACACTCTCTGCCCCAGAGGGCTCTCACTGATGCTGTTCTCATGTCGACCGGGTCTGGGGCGCAGGGGCAAATGTAGGCATTTATGGCAGCTGTCAGGGCCCTGCAGGTCCCCCTGTAGTTCTTTATCAACGAGGAGCATCTCTGTGTACGCAGCCCACTAAAGGGtcgtagaagggtggaggcagtgGGAGGAGGTGTCGGGTGTTGGTGGTGTGCGGATGGGGCATAATGTTTGAACTGCAGACCCTCCAGAGTGACGAATGCTAATCAAGTGTgggttttgtgtgtgcacagagCATACAGTCCAGGCAGCACGTACCACCAGCAGCCAAGGCCCTCCCAGGCCCTTCAGACGCTTGGAGGTTTCCGGAGGCTTCCAGGGCGGGAGGGGGTTATGATCGCACGCTACATCCGTTATCAGTGTCCAGGCACTAAAAGTGCGCCTTCCTGTAGAGTCGCTTGGGGTATTTGGAAAAGGAAGTTGACTTCCCTGCTCTCCTGCTATGAGGGAGGCCTGTGTGATACCATCTTTGCCGTGTGTGTAATCCGCACACAGGAGCATGCACAGGGGAACCACGTCCTCATACACAGCAACGTCTTTACAGCCAAAGCCTGGCACAGCACATCACAGACCAAAACTGTTACCTGGTGCTATCATCACCTTGCCCCCCcccatgtgtgtgcacacactatctctcacacacacacacacacacatgcttttcTGCAGTTTTAGCAATTCACAGGCCCAGCGGGACGTCCCAGTGGCTCATTTATTCGGGACGTGATCTGGCTGCCTGGCTGTAGCGGTGGCCCCGCGGCGGCGTGGGTGGGACTCGGCAGGGGGCTGACCCACTCACTGGCCCTCCACGAAGCCAGTCCGCATGGGTCTGAGCATGTTGTCCACTCCACCCcaacccaccccccacccccatcctaCTGTTTACATATCAGAGACATCTGCTCTGTATAGCTGCCGGTCCGGCTGTTTTGCCCTGACCCTGCGGCTGCCTGTGGGAAAGACCCTGGCGTCGAAGCTTTATGGCTTGCCAGCCAGAGAGCACAGAAGTATTTGTTTCCACCATCTGCTCCTAGCTGTGTAGCTAGGAAAGTATCTGCAAAGCTGAAAGGAAACGGGTGGCAGAGTAACAGGAGGACGTGGCGGGGTTAGAGTCCAAGGGATTGGCCACTGCACCTTTCCTCCATCCACCACGTCAATGGCAAAAACATTCAATTAGCAGCAAATTAGGCTACACCCTTACAAACACAGGACTTGAATGAAATAAGGTGGACAGGACAAGGAGGCTTAAAGTACTGGCTTTGTGGGCTGATGGATTTGGAGGGGAGTGGCAAAAAGTTTGTCTTTCTGTTAAAAAAGTAAATTCAATTAAAGGGTAATAGTGTTTTGAATCCCCCTTAATGTTCGCTTGGTTAAAACATAGCAATTAGATGCCACTCGTTTTATATGCATCACTTCTCTTTGTAGAGATTGAAGCAAAGGAGGCTTGTGATTGGCTCCAAGCGGCCGGCTTCCCCCAGTACGCACAGCTCTTCAaaggtaaatatttatttacaaaatgTGTGGATGTGCTTTTACGATCAACTGAGCATGGCTCCGTTGAACATCACGGGCACTACTGACAAAACCGTCCACGCTGACATTCCTTTTGCCTTGTTTGTGTTCCAGATTGCCGCTTTCCCGTTGACATAGACTGGGTGAAGAGTGATCATGGGTTCCTGGATGTCGATTCTATAGAGTCTCTCTGCAGGTAAGGGGGAAGTAGAAGTTGGTTCTTGGCTACTATAATGTATACGTCTTGGAAAAGCATGAGGTTGGAGTTTATGGTGACAGCATGACCACTTCTTCCCTGCTTCCAGGAGATTAGGCACCTTGAACAAATGCGTAGAGATGAAGCTGGAACAGGGAAGATGCAAAAGGCGGGTGAGTGCCGGGGTGGAAATATTTGACATGTAAACAAATGCCTTGCAGAGAATAAACTTTCACAGAAGTACACAAACATTTGGAATGCTGTTCTATAAAAGTTTCACTCAGACTCCCTTCTCATGATTTCTTGgtgaataatgtaataaaggCTTGGCATGAGCTTCAAAGCTGCAAAGATCATCTTAGGCATGTCAGAGAACACCCAACTGTTATGAAGAGCTCTCCCACCTGTTAGACCTGCTAACCGCATTATGCTTTCACAAAACCCTAACCTTCCTGTTTCTCCTTCGCCCAGAGTGAGGATGATGAGCATGAAGAGCCTTACGCCATCAGTCCTAAGTGGTCCTATGACAGGAAGACTAGGCGCTGGACCCGCATGGACGATACGGACTGCCTGCGGTCCACGGATAGCCCTACCTGCAGCCTGAGGCGGACGGGGAGCTGTGAGGCTTGTCTGTGGGACGGCGAGGAGCACCATGagaccctctccacacacagctccagcAGCGGTGACAGCGACGGAGGAAGCAGCACCCACCGATCCCCTACAGAGGCCGGGATGAGCCGAAGCTCCTCCAGATGCTCGTCCAACTGCAAGCCCCTGTCCCCTGACAGCCCCTGCAGCGGGCCGCCATCCCCCGGAGAGCTTGAGAGCATGGGCGGAGACAGGCTTCCCCTGAAGAAGGGCCAGGGCCTACTTCGGAAGGTGGAGAAGCTGCGGCTCCGGGGCACCACCCGGTGGCCTCGAGGCGTCAGCGAGCGAGGACGCCTGCTCATCAGCGGTCCCGTGCTACAGGAAGGCTCGGGCGAGGGCCTGCTGGAAAGGCCTGACGCCGCGGGACTGCGGGACATCCCCAGCAGCCCGGTTTCCTGCACACCGCCTTCCGGCTGCAGCAGCAGCCCGTCCGAGAACAGCAGCGCCGTCAGCACGCCCAGCCCGGTTGCGAAGGTCCGCAGCAACCGCAAACCGCTGGACCCACGCGGCCACGCGAGAGAGCGCCCCCACGTATGTGGGCGGGAGCTCTACCCTCGCCCCGACCTCAATGCCAACCCCGTCTTTGAGATCCCACCTGGCCACAAGCCCGGCACGTTCCCCGCTGCTCTGGGCCACAATGCCATCGTTTCTCCCATCGACAACACTTCTGTCAACTGGAGGACTGGGAGTTTCCATGGCTACCGTGGCCGCAGGTGCCGAAGTAGCGTCTCCAAAGAGCTGGAGCCGCCCTGTAGCCCCCTGGCGACGTACGACCACCGCGTCAGCATTTACGACAACGTCCCGGACGACCTACATATCACGGACGACGACGTCTTCTCGGCCTTGGACAGCGTCATGGAGCGGATTAGCGGACTACAGCAGCTGGTCACCTCCTGGACGGAGAAGCTGTCCGAAGACGGAGATTCAGACTTCTCCCACTCCagctcaccctcaccctcctctcTGACTGACATCCATCTGGAGATCAAAGAGCCAGGCGAAGAAGATCAGACGCATCCGGAACAAAGCTACAACAAGAGCTTGTGGGCGCCGATGCACACCCACCAGCCCGGTAAATGCCCTTCTCGGTAAGACACAGTTGCACGGTTCATAAAAGGTCTGCTGCTTTGTGGCAGACGAGATATTAATCAAGCTGGTTTTATGGTTTTCCGCACTCCAGCACACAGAAGCTCCTCTGGTCCAGTAACCAGGCCTTCACGGCGAACGCAACTAGCCTGGGCGCGGAGATCCAGTGTGCCCCGAGCATCTCCGTACTGCGGAGGCTCAGCCTGCTGCGGCTCACGGCTCTGATGGACAAGCACTCCCCCTTCAGCAAGCAGGGCTGGAACTGGTGAGATGGGCAAAGGGAGATAAAGAAGGGGAGGGAGCAAGGGCGGGAGGAAGGGAGGAAGGGGTAGAGTGACTGAGCTGTGTGTGCAAGcgggtgagacagagagagttagAGTGAGAGTTGGATAGAAAGAGCCAGCGAGTGagcgagagagtgtgagagagcggGACCTGTTTAGAGATTCGTTCATTATTTATACGGAGTTGCAACCTTGGCACGCCTCTCTCCAGGCAAAACAGGAGGTTTCAAGAGAGGTGCATAAAAAAAAAGGAGATTGAACCCTTTCACCTTGCCTGAACGGCAAAACGCAGCACACGGCTGTAATCACGGCAGAGATTCTTCGTCACAAACGTTTCACTCTGCTTTTGAAGTgagtaaatgttcattccatGTAGAAAGACGTGTCTCCCACGGACCTTCTTGGTCCCCGGCAGACCCCGAAGGTCACCTCCGCTGTCCGGCCACTAAAAATCACAAAGTATGGCAGGCCCCTTCTGTATTGCTTGAGACGTAAACACAGCAGTTTAAGGGTCATGATGCCTGGACGGAAATTGAATGGAGGCTCATTTTTATCAGTTGGTGGTTGAATGCAGGGCCGTATGTATCTCCACATAGGACGTGCACATTCCCACCATGATTAGACACCCAGGCCTGCTTGTCTCTGTGCACTACTGCCCTTAGTTGCAACTTgccatttatttttttgtttggtgTTGCTTTTCCCTTTCACAAACATTTCAGATCTGCATCTCTGACTCCCCAAGGAACAATTAATAACCCATTTGACATTATGCATTTGTGTACTGATCTGGAGTAAAACTGATTGCCTAAGGCAAAAAGGACAGTATAATTGACTTTTTGAGAAGAGAGTAATTGGTCTATTTGTTTTAACAACCATTGAGCTAACTACAAAAGAAATAACCTTTTTAAGTCCCCTATCCTTACCCAAACCATgctttctcactttctctctctctctctctctctctctctctctctctctctctctctctctctctctctctctctctctctctctctctctctctctctctctctctctctctctctctctctctctctctctctctctcacacacacacatacacacacacacacacatacatattgaTCTCTTGCTTGAGCATCCAGTACTCTCAATTCCATGCTTGATTGTAGATTTGTTTGTCTGGCTCCTACTTTGTCCAGAAGCTTCTCTGTTCATCCCAGGAAGACTAAATGAGCTGCTATTAGCCACTATTATTAAACAACAGGAAGTCAGGGTCCTTTTTATATAAAGACAATCACATTCAGTCACCAGTGGAGCATCTTCGGATGCCAATATTAAAGGAGTGTAGAGACAGAATGGAAATGAAGGACTACTGTAAAGCAATACAATCAAGACTAGTACATTATATGAAAATGACTACATTATATGAAAATGTGCAGAGCCAGTTTTTGGCGTGCCTGGTCGGCTCCTGCGGACTGAGATTTGACTGGCTTTAAAGTGCGATCAGGTGGTGCCTGAACCTGATTTATATAGAAATAATGAAATGCAGCCCTTAAATTGCTGTCAGGTTATCTCCTCAGCTACACAGCGAGTAACCACAGCACTGGTTAATGAAAACAGGCCTTCCGGAATGTAAATCAATATGGGCCAGTGCAGACCGGAATGGACAGTCCGAAATTCATCATCAGCCCTTCACTAACGGCCCAATATGTATTCAAGGATTAGAACCACCGTGCCCACTTTAATTGCTTTATTCCTTTAATACCTGCTTCCTCAGGCTTTCAAACACTCAGGAAAGAGAAAATATCAAGGAGCTTACAGCAGCAGACAAATGAAATGTCAAAAGTGCGCACTCACAAACAGACTTGGTGCACAAGAGATGCTTCTTTCAAGGGATATTAAGCAATGCAAAAACCTCTTCACTGGATTGCTTAGAAGAAACTCATGTTCATTCTAGTGCATATGCAAGTACACGATGTGTGCATGAGGCAGCTAATATAATAGGAATCTCCTCACATTTTTTTCCGTTGTAGGACAGTCCCCAGGGTGTACAGAAAGGTAAAAGCATCCGAGCATAAGGGCAGGAAGGTGT encodes:
- the LOC143481682 gene encoding rho GTPase-activating protein 7 isoform X2, producing MLITKIEAKEACDWLQAAGFPQYAQLFKDCRFPVDIDWVKSDHGFLDVDSIESLCRRLGTLNKCVEMKLEQGRCKRRSEDDEHEEPYAISPKWSYDRKTRRWTRMDDTDCLRSTDSPTCSLRRTGSCEACLWDGEEHHETLSTHSSSSGDSDGGSSTHRSPTEAGMSRSSSRCSSNCKPLSPDSPCSGPPSPGELESMGGDRLPLKKGQGLLRKVEKLRLRGTTRWPRGVSERGRLLISGPVLQEGSGEGLLERPDAAGLRDIPSSPVSCTPPSGCSSSPSENSSAVSTPSPVAKVRSNRKPLDPRGHARERPHVCGRELYPRPDLNANPVFEIPPGHKPGTFPAALGHNAIVSPIDNTSVNWRTGSFHGYRGRRCRSSVSKELEPPCSPLATYDHRVSIYDNVPDDLHITDDDVFSALDSVMERISGLQQLVTSWTEKLSEDGDSDFSHSSSPSPSSLTDIHLEIKEPGEEDQTHPEQSYNKSLWAPMHTHQPGKCPSRTQKLLWSSNQAFTANATSLGAEIQCAPSISVLRRLSLLRLTALMDKHSPFSKQGWNWTVPRVYRKVKASEHKGRKVFGVPLLHSVQHSGKPLPPSILRAMEYLKTECLDQVGLFRKSGVKSRIQYLRDMVEADPDGFSFEGQSAFDVADMLKQYFRDLPEPIFSSKLCESFLHIYQYFPKDQQFSATQAAIFLLPDENREALQSLLFFLQEVVACVEENQMTPTNIAVCLAPSLFHLNVLKRDCTSTRSGQRKYSLGRPDQRDLSENLAATQGLAHMLTECARLFQMPHYWEEQNPSNFNEDIFNMDGGFSSRMCSDETGLADRSRLDLCVQQLLREAREKAKGWVTCPTSDHVEVAFKKVEDGYPLPLWRGVVETDASQHEVLQRVLREPGQWQGDLEHSEVVESLDEQAEVCEYTLHAAGSRPPLQHVLLRTWHADPSSGPLFVAATSVERGDVPARGVMAQVLCCLFLVEPIGARRSRLTYFCRTDTRGRSPEWHHKVGGHLVSSTLVAIRDSFRPKMKDSRA
- the LOC143481682 gene encoding rho GTPase-activating protein 7 isoform X1; this translates as MAHTVKTPLRRSFSEHVKDSTNKAWDIFWRSAREKRLSEIEAKEACDWLQAAGFPQYAQLFKDCRFPVDIDWVKSDHGFLDVDSIESLCRRLGTLNKCVEMKLEQGRCKRRSEDDEHEEPYAISPKWSYDRKTRRWTRMDDTDCLRSTDSPTCSLRRTGSCEACLWDGEEHHETLSTHSSSSGDSDGGSSTHRSPTEAGMSRSSSRCSSNCKPLSPDSPCSGPPSPGELESMGGDRLPLKKGQGLLRKVEKLRLRGTTRWPRGVSERGRLLISGPVLQEGSGEGLLERPDAAGLRDIPSSPVSCTPPSGCSSSPSENSSAVSTPSPVAKVRSNRKPLDPRGHARERPHVCGRELYPRPDLNANPVFEIPPGHKPGTFPAALGHNAIVSPIDNTSVNWRTGSFHGYRGRRCRSSVSKELEPPCSPLATYDHRVSIYDNVPDDLHITDDDVFSALDSVMERISGLQQLVTSWTEKLSEDGDSDFSHSSSPSPSSLTDIHLEIKEPGEEDQTHPEQSYNKSLWAPMHTHQPGKCPSRTQKLLWSSNQAFTANATSLGAEIQCAPSISVLRRLSLLRLTALMDKHSPFSKQGWNWTVPRVYRKVKASEHKGRKVFGVPLLHSVQHSGKPLPPSILRAMEYLKTECLDQVGLFRKSGVKSRIQYLRDMVEADPDGFSFEGQSAFDVADMLKQYFRDLPEPIFSSKLCESFLHIYQYFPKDQQFSATQAAIFLLPDENREALQSLLFFLQEVVACVEENQMTPTNIAVCLAPSLFHLNVLKRDCTSTRSGQRKYSLGRPDQRDLSENLAATQGLAHMLTECARLFQMPHYWEEQNPSNFNEDIFNMDGGFSSRMCSDETGLADRSRLDLCVQQLLREAREKAKGWVTCPTSDHVEVAFKKVEDGYPLPLWRGVVETDASQHEVLQRVLREPGQWQGDLEHSEVVESLDEQAEVCEYTLHAAGSRPPLQHVLLRTWHADPSSGPLFVAATSVERGDVPARGVMAQVLCCLFLVEPIGARRSRLTYFCRTDTRGRSPEWHHKVGGHLVSSTLVAIRDSFRPKMKDSRA